aagatttcatccaccccaaaagtaccggtatggagatgaaccggtacctatgctagtataggtaccggttcatctccataccggtacttttggggtggacctaagtcttgttttctagtagtgatgacAGCCAATAACTCAAAGAGTCAGCTGGTGAAGCAACCCAAAAAAGCTGTGTCATCACCATGGACCCAACCCAACCCCAATTTCAAGTTTGGAGAGCCGATGCTAACGGAAGCTGCACTTGAGAGTGCTGGTCCTTCATGTGTCACGCTCCATAAGTACTACATGCGACTTTGTGCTGAAAAGAAGAAGAGTGGTATAATTGTGCTTTTCAAGCGTTGTCACTTCCTGCGTTCTTCGGATAAAGAGTGTTTATTGGTCAACTTATCTGATTTGTATGATCTGTTCAACCTCGACACACTGGACACATCCCTTGTACGATGCTTCTCATTGTAAGTTTATAAATgatccttgatttgttatccttgGACGCACTCAAGTAATTATGAACTTGTATAGTATTTGTCAaatatctttttcttgatctgtAGATCTTTGGTCCAAAAGATTCAGCAGCAATCCCTTCCTGTGGGAATTCTTGACCCGCTGATGATGTCTGTAGCAGTCATGAAGTATAGTAGAGAAGAAGCTGCGGATTATTTGGCAAGGGCAATTTCTCGTTTTGCTAGGAGGGAGTACATAATGTTCGCCCATAACCCAGGTAATCactgcacccccccccccccctcccggtCAACCCAAAATGGAAAAAAATGTTATACCTGGATTCTCTCAGGACATAGTTGCACAACTATAGTTTGTTGAAATCAGTTATTGACGAGTACGTATATCCTTGATAAACATTTTGAATTAGTTCAAAAAGAAGACATCTTTAAAGTTAATTTGAATGATCTTTTGTAGGGCTTATGCCAAATCAAGAGCGAAAGAGGAAAGTAGCTGTAAGCTCACACATGCAACAAAGTCTCCGGTATGTTTTTTTATTTGGGTTAATTTGTAGGGTTTCAGCACTTTTATTTGAAAGTACTAAAAATAGAGATGAGGGTAGCGGCTCTTACTGTGGCTGAATCACTGGCAGTACTAAAAAGAAAACATATCAACACACATGTTTATACTCCATTTCCAATAGGCAGTACTGAGGAGTGTAAGATTAAACTTGATTGGCCTAATCAGCATGGAGTCATCTATATGAGCTTTTTCTAGTCACTTTACTTGTCCAGGCTCTCTAGCAGCACCACTGGTTTCAGGACTTGTGTTTGATCATCCAAATGTGCCCTTCATTTTCAGTAAGCAAATGAGACAAATGGAGTTTGAATTGCATAAAAATGGTTTAAACTGTACTAATCTGTGAGATAACACTGTTTGTAGTGCCAGCAGTAGTGGAGTACTGGAATATTCAGATGTTTTATATACAAATTAGTTCACTGCAGGAAGCATATGAATGCAGATTAGCAGTAAATTGCCGACATGGATAGGACACCAACCCTATAGATCACCACTTTCTATATCTCCCGTGGTCCACAGCTTAAGTAATATTTTAGCATGATGGAAAAGCACAGATGAACAGCTAGAACTTAGAAACCAGCATACCAAATAATAATTTTTAAGCTAAAAGCTAGTGAATTTATTTTAAGCTAACAGCACAGATGATAGGATTGGGTTCAGATTTTATTTGGGTCTTGAAGATAATTTAACCTGTTAGCTAGTGAATAATTACCATTGTCATTCTAATTTTATTTGGGTCTTGAAGATAATTTAACCTGTCAGCTAGTGAATTCCTGGACTATGctgtaattttatttgagtAAAGAAAGGTGAcagaaaaagaaatttattaacGCTGTTGTAAATTGACAGGGTAAGGCTTGTCAACTAACTATTGTCATGCTAATTTTGCAGTGTCACCAACAGCTGCCTGGTAACACATGTGGTTTCTACGCTGCCTAACATATGATGATCACTATGAGCAATACAAATTTGCAAAGTCCTGAGGTATTGCAATTTTTCTAGAATCCTTAGGATTTTATATATTATGGATGTGACAAAGTTAACTAGAGTACTAGACATTCAGTTCTGATAGCAGCATGCTGTTTGATTAAGACCGGTTATTGTCCATATTTTATATCTATTGATTCAGGTGCTTAGTTAGAATCGTGAAAGACACCCTGGTCACCTTGCTGATTAATTCATACATGTTAGTTGCAACTGGCATCgctttttttatcattattcaGAATGGTCGTAATTGCTATTGTTGTCGACCTTTGCTTGGCCTGTCGGTTTCAGCCAGTAACTGTTGTTTGGTGGCCAGTGTAATTAAGAGTAATAAGCTAATTTCTATATCTGATTGGATAAACACAGAAATCACATTTATTTGCTTGTTCGGTTTATTGTAGACATTTGTGTGGATACAGTTTCTTCACGAAAGGAAGAAAGACAAGGCTGTGTATACAGTTTATTCACTAAAGAAACaaactatatatatagtagCTTTGTGTCTGTTTATTGTAGTGTTTCATGTGAATGTACAGTTAACAGTTTGTAACTAAAGAAGGTATTGCAAGGTTGGAGTTGATCCATGCTGCAAGCGCTAGTGTTTGCGAACTAGCTAGCTATTGGGGATACTGTTATTTGTAGATGGTCCTAGCACCTATCATTGTTGATTGTTACcttcaaaacaaagcacaatatgGATGTCACAGTCATTGACAGCACTGGCCCGGTCGGCCACAGTAGGTGGCTCTGGTGGGGACCAGAATTTCCAGTCCTTTCGGGTCTAGCCTTTCAAATTTCATTTCTTTGTGTGCCACAAGTTACTGGGAGATGCTTTTATATGTAGCACTGTCTTGttgatgaaagaaaaaaaacagtgtGTGTTCGCTAAGTTTACTGCCTTTTATACGTGAGTATAAAATCTCATTTGGCTATGTGTGTTTAACATGTAGAAGTTTGATGTGCCAACCAACCCCCTTGGTGAGAATGAGCTATCAAGCATTCGGGAAGAACTCGCCACCTTTTTTATTGTCCCAAGTCATCAGCAAGAAGGGAGAGTTTTATTGTGCCAATCCATCTTCTCTGATCTAATCAAGCTGATAGTGCACCAAGTTTATTTGTGAATCTGTATATTTGTGAAATTGTGATGATGATGTGACTTGATTATCTACCTATATGATACTTGTTTATGAACCAGTTTGTGAACTGCAATGTGACTTGTTATGTACATGTGATGTGAGTTTTGTTTATGTGATGTGACTTGTTATGAACATGTGATCTGAGTTTTGTTTTTGAACCTGTATTCTGTCTACGCTCAAAATCTGGTTTtattcatatatattttttttaaatggcCAACAGTCATTAGTGACGGGCAAAAACAATATGCATCACCAATCAGTTACAATGGTGACGCGCGAAAGTACACAGCCGTCACCTTTATAACTTAATGGTGACACGTGAAAGTACACAACTGTCACCTTTTACAGTCATTGGTGACGCATGTAACTTACACCTGTCACCTATCTCTATCATTGGTGACGCGCAGAATAAACAACCGTCACTAGTACTAGTCATAAGTGACGCGTAAAACAGAACAGCCGTCACCTATCTCTATCATTAGTGACGCGCGAAATAAAGAGGCGTCACCATTAGTTAATCATTAGTGACTGGTGTTTCCGCATCACTTATGTGATTCACATCAGTGATGTGAATTTAGTGACGTGCGTTTTAGCCGTCACTAATGTCTATCTTTAGCCGTCACTAATATGTATTTCTGACGTAGTGTCTGCCCGCACCCACAGTTAATGTCTCCGAGCGGGAGATTTACCGCGCGGAGCGGACAATTCCAGCCAATTCCATTCTGGTGCGAACGCGGGGTTGATTTTCCTCCTCACGCCCCAACTCGTGCTCGATTTCCCGCCCCCAATCGTATCTAGCGTCCGCCTGACGCCATTcgcgcctaggcgacgcctaatCCTTTGAGGCGGACGCCATACAAGCTGAGGTCGTGGCAACCCCGACTTGGCCCTCTACCAcaccttgtcgcctaggcgacgcctaggtgATGCCTCAAAAACATTGTCGTTGACAATTCATCCCCATAGTTTCAAATTTCCCATTTAAGGATTAGGCAAGAGCTCATAAAAATCAGGCATGCAGATTTAAAAGCCAAACAATCATCTGATTTTGGATTTCCTTTACCTGTACAGATTCCACAGCATATAGGATGACATTGCATGAACTTGAATATGACTAAACCAAATAGAATTTATGAGTTAAACGTTAGCGGCAGCAAACCTCGAGATGTTGAGCTGCCTCACTGGTGAGTCCGACGGTAACTGCTGCGAGGCCAATCAACCCACCCTACTAACATCAAAGCACCACAGAACTAAACAAATCTGACCCTGTCAACACCAGAAGAATGAACCACAACTATCTAAGCAAACCTTCCGATGCAGGCCAGAGCGTGCAGTGGCAGCCGAAGCGCGTGAGTGGTGCAGGCCAGAGCGTGCGGTGGCAGGCGGCCGCGGTTGCCGGCGTGCGAGCGGCACGGGCTAGCAAGGGCCCGGCGGCTGCCGTCgcgggcgcgccggcgagcgaggGCCCAGCGGCAGCGAGCGCGGGTGACGGACATATCTCTCGGCATCACGGGCTGGGCGGCCAGCAAACCGAACGGGTCACGGCGAGGGCCTTGTCCGGGTTCATGACGAGACGCTACGACGGTGAGCAGGGCAAGGAGAGCGGCACAAGGGCAGAGCTCAGTTGACAGCGAAGCGGCGACCGGCGAGGTCAGGATCACAGCGAGGCCATGGGTGTGTGGGTGCGGTGCGCCCCTATGGCATTCGTGGAAAAGCTGTAAAGGCCTGGTGTGCCGTTGTGCGTGCATGTTGGCGAGGTGAGGGCGAAAAgggagcggcgcggggtggAACGGCTCAATAGCTAAAGCGTCCCCACATaagtagagactaaatgtgatacaaatatcagtcctaggaagctgataacacatttattacatcagatggttcattaccgtacaaactGTCGGGGTAGTGGGCACTGAAGCACCACTATCACGAGGGACAACATAAGTACTACAAGCCAAGCTAAAATGTCAACGCAATCTAAGATAACTTCAGAGTCTTGCACCATTAGAAGCTTCCTGTGGAGAACTTaaaccacaggcaaggttgggtgcaggacgatcacctactcaacgtcttcgggcacgaagtccggatcttcttctgaagaaaaaccataaatatatatcgggtgagtaTGGAAGTACTCAACAATTCCAACCCCACCCACAGAGGGGGATAACACAGAATACATGCAGGGGactaaatcaaggataaggctatcgGTTAATTTGCGGTAAagcaaattttatgcaagggtttattttgaaagcAGAGTTTTATAAAGCAATTCTTTTTGTAACAAAATGGGGTTGATCCTcataggatccaagttttaaaagCTGGTACCGAACTCCccatccgtcgtagcacacagCACTGCTGCCGgatacttttccaaaacaactcacaccatccCAACAATCCCTAGAAAAacgctagttatgtgaccaaaccgtaaccctCTCAATAACGTGAGCATGGCTATTCAAATAGGTTTTACACTCTCTCAATAACATGAgcatggctattcgaataggttttacactctgcagaggttgtacactttacccacaagtgagGTACCGCAGCATGAACACCTTAGTGCCGGTGCAGattccaacaaagccattacccaccttagctaagcctggctagccaacacggactccaccaaggggtcattgacctattaCTAAGgtataaccggggcataagtcaccacgatCTTATCCCGTCTCCTTGGCCACCCGTTGCTTTCAGCTCTTCTGATGACTAATAGACtagctagtgggatttatgctaagccgttgccataTACAATGGTCGAGTGGTTGCACGATGGATTGGTTAGGCAAGACATCACATTAACTCGGTCCTTAACTGTGACAAGATGGACATCTCCCCACCTTGCTCAACCATGCCGGGTCAAGCACACCTTTTggcacagaaatgccatccatctcgtcaaaacacatcttttatttattttccaaCAAATCCACATTTTCCCtccccacacactcacacattttcctttataAATAATCACACCATATTTGATgagtataaggtcctaagcgattctagcagcgattaataTCCAAATATAACGAATTATAtatagacattaatctaggtgataaaggaatggttataacaaatcaaggaatgGCTATCCAACTATGTTTTAGCAGTAAAagcatatgcagttttataaaacaggccaataggttgtgtttagaaaatagggacaaaatatgcatcaaaggatgagattgaacttgccgtcttcaaagccttcccgGAGTTTCTGCTCGCGGTACGATTCCTCGGGCTCTGGCTCGCGGTACTCCTCGTTCATTCCGTCAGCTATGGCAAAGACAACGCGAACGTCACACACGTAAACACAATCACACAAATAAATGAGCTCAATTGGAGAGGATGATAGCTTGTATAGATAGAATATGACTTTAGAggaatttaggaaaaagaattaaTGGAATCGGAATTTAGATGGATGAGATATTAAGTTTGCAAAGATGGCTGTTTAACTAAACTCCAAAAATGATTTAAACATATTCGGAGGGGAGGCTTGGTTGCACGCGGCTGATGTTAGTGTTTGGTGATTAATTAAAACCTGAAAATTATTTAACATAAATGGGTGGGTGCTTCATGGCTTCTAGGTGCACGTGAATGTCTGGTTGCGTTTTGGGCTTCTCGACCAACACTTGGGCCGGCGTGCTGTTGCAGTCTGAGCTGGGCTACTTAAAAGAGAAAACAAAGAAGGGATTAAAGGGGGAGAGAGATAGAACGGGACAGGGACAGGGCGTCGTCCCTTTTCTTCCCAGCGCCGCCATGGGCAGCGGCGGGAGCTCCCTGGAGCTCTGCCGGCACGGCAATTCCGGTGTCCGTTTTCGAATCCAAGGGCactgagagagaggagagaggagggggaagtTAGTCCCGGGCTCACCTCGGGCAGGGGCGGCTTGGAGAGGGAGATCGAGGCAGCGCCTCGTTTTGGTGTAGGGGAGCACGGAGCTCGAttcagggaggaggggaggcggtgAGTGGTGGAGTTGGTCTGCTCGGCGAGTGGTGGAGTTGGGCTGCTCGGCGAGTTGAAGGTGGCGACGGAGGGCAGCTCGGCCTCGCCTTTTATAGGCCGAAGAAGCGGCAACAGGTCGCAGCTTCAACCACCACCATTAATGGCGGATtggcggcgacggtggccgAGCGTCGGCTTGTGGGCGTCGCCGAGCGGAGCGGTGGTGCTGAGGCGACGGCACGGCGCGCGCGGCAAGGCGGCGGGGCTGCAGCGGTGAAGGGACGGGGCGGGCAGGCGccctggtggccggcggccggtgcgGCTTTGGCACGACGGGCAGCTCGGCTGGGTGATGGGACGGCAGGAGCACGCACGGGCTTTCGGTGATGATGGCGTAGAGGAGATGGGATGGCACGCGCAGAGGGCAGCTCGCCGGGGTCTCCGGCTTTTGGCCAGGTTGTCCACTCGTGCGAGAGCTCGGCGTGCCATGGCcatgtgctgctgctgtgcgcCTGCTCTGGTGTATTCGTGTATCTCTGTGTTGCCTGCATGAATGCGTGCTGATTGGGCCAGGGAAGATGGAGTAAGAGAGTGGAGGGAGATGGAgtgagggggtgtttagttcactttgtaaaattgtgtaaagatgtaaagagggcatttgaagtactaaatgaagtctatttgcaaaactttttacatagatgggttgtaaatcgcgagacgaatctaatgatgctaattaatccatgtttaatcaataattagcggatggttactgtagcatcactgttgcaaatcatggattaagtaggctcattagattcgtctcgcgatttacagcccaaccatgcaaaaagttttgtaaatagacttcatttagtacttcaaattagtaagattccgtttcactttaatgcgtttacggcttttttgcgtttacatgtaaagatctaaacagggcctgacgTGGTTTGCTGCATGCCTGGCAAGCTTGCCCAATTTACTTGCAAGCAAGGCTCGCCTCTGAGTTGTATGTGCATAGGCAAGGTATTTGGAGAgtaagagagggagagagagataaAAATTGCTAATTTGCTGATGATGGATCATGAAGGGATTAATCAAAGGGAGATTAGGCTTGGGATGGATTTTtgatggaaaaggaattgaGCTCGAGACTAGTTTTGCAATAATTTGAAAAATGATTTTTAACGAGTGATTTTAATTAGTGAGTTGTTAGAGATCGAAAACGCGGGCGTTACAATAGCGATGACTTGGCTTGGTCTCAGCATGACAGTGGCCAGAGCATGGCCCTTGACACCTTTAGTCAATGAACACTTGAGCATGATTCGGGTAGAAAGTAATGGCTGCTCTGATGATTGGATCATGAGAGAGCACAAGCGTCAACTGACTGCATGGTTGAAGGACCTGAATCTACCAGATGGGGAGACCATGGAGGAGCAAACAATCAAAAGATTGGTAGCTGGTCCATCTAGTCAGGTCACATCATGGCAATAGTATGATATAAATGGATATCTATTCTATACTGCCGCCAAAGACAAGAAAATCGTGTCCCAGAATAGTGGTGTTCGTATTGTGGCCTTAGACGAGAGAACAGGTCAAAATACAATGTATTTCGGTGTAATAGATGATACATGGGAAATGCACTATGGTTCCAATATACAAATCCTGGTCTTTCAGTGTCGTTGGGTCAAACACCCGAATGGTGTTGAGGTGGACGGCTATAGACTCACGATTGTCGACCTAAATAATGTTGGTTATAAAGACGACCCATGGGTACTTAATTCACAGGTCGCACAGGTACTCTATGTAGCTGATCCTGCAAAGAAGACAAAACACATTGTCATCCCTGGAAAACCAGATATCATAGGAGTTGAGGGTATCGACGATGTGGAAGAATATAATCAGTATGATCAAATGAACCTTTTTATAGTCCTATCACAGAAGATGAAGATTATAGAAGCAGGCATAAGAAAAGACGACAAGCCATGGGCACACAAAGATGGTGAATCCAGAATTGTTACTGCTTAAATAAATGCAGCTAATATCTCATGCATTTATGTAttctaaaataattataaaTATGAGATCTATTAATGTGCGATAGTGTTTGTATTTTGTCATGCCTTACTATAATGACATTTCGACTCACTGTGGTTTCAACACTTTTATTCATTATATACATTGCAATGTGATTTCGATATTTTTCTTATGTTCTATATATCATAATATGCTTATGAtaaaatttcacaattttttgaTGTGTTTTACTATTTTGTAGAAATTAAATGTTTTTCAAATTTAttctgaaaattaatttaatTCAAATAAAACAGCAAAACACTTTGCCCGATTGGTGTTCCAGTATCACGACATGAGGGGCGACTGATTGGAAAGAGCACACTTGGGAggaaatcagtaaatgccaatGACCAGGCTTTGTTGAGAACCGTAGTAGGATACTCCGGAGTATGCGGACAAATACCCGAAATATCCAGATTGCCGATCGGATGTCTCAACATATGTCCGGAGgacatatacccggagtatctggGTTATCGATTGGATGTCCGAACATACGtcacccggagtatccgggttgcCGTGCCGAGCATGTAATGGCTGCTCCTAAAAttcgatttgtaggggcgggtgccCCCCCCAATCGATCGGCAACAAATGTTTTCCCAATTTATTCTGAAAATTTATTTAATTCAAATAAAACAGTAAAACACtttagaaaaatgtgaaatttttactaTAAGCATGTAATGACCTGTAGAACTAGTGAAAAATAGGAATAATACAATTCAACATATTTAGTGTTTAATAGTGTGAAAAACACAAAGTTAGCtttgagttgtatgagatagTAGTGTGACTTAGGTACACATTGTGGTTTCAACACTTTTATTCATTATATACATTGCACTGTAATTTagatatttttttatgttctaCATATGACAATATGCTTATGgtaaaaattcatattttttgatgtgttttactatttttctcgacttaaatgaatttttgcaaaaaatcaggaaatcatttgtaggggcggccccgcccctacaaatgattttctgatttcttcaaaaaatttatttatgttgagaaaaatagtaaaacacatcaaaaatatgaatttttaaCCATAACAATATAATGACCTATAGAACTAGAGAAAAATATGAAAGACATAAGTTAACACTTTAAGTGTTTAAGAGTATGAAAATCACAAAGTTAGccttgagttatatgagatagTAGTGTGACTTAGGTGCACATTGTGGTTTCAATACTTTTATTCATTACACACATTGAaatgtgattttgatatttttcttatgTTCTGCATATCACAATATGcttatggtaaaattttaataatttttgatgtgttttactattttttatgaattaaattatttttctaCGGGCTttggaaaatgatttgtagcgGCGGGTGGGGGGCATACCCAGCCTTACAAATCCTCTATTATATATACCAGGCTGCCCTGTACTTAGAATTATTTTGGAGGTGAAGCGCGTGGGACGCTGTAAGGCTGCCGAATTTTTTCGTGCCTCCTCCCCCGCCACCACGCCTCCTGCCCGCGTGCCGCTGCCGCCCTTGgtggcaccggcgccggcgctgccaccccggcccgctcccgctcccaTTCCGCTCCGCCCCGCTCGCTGGCCGCGCCTCCGCCCCGGCCTGCGCCCGCTCGCTACCGCAACCTCGGCCTCGCTGACCTTCAGCGCCTCCTCCTGGGCAGGCCCTTGCTGGATCCACGCGCGGATGCCGGATCCGCGCGCCCTCGCTCTTCCTCGCTGAGCTCGAGCTCAGCGCCGCCTTGCTCGCCATGCGCCGCCCGTCTCCGGCCACCAACGCCCGCTCCGAAGCCGCCTACAAGTTTGTCTcgacctcctcttgctccttccCCATTTCTCCATCGCCACCTGCGAGCCTAGGGGCCGGATTGTGGCCGGCCGAACCTCGCCCACCATGAAATCCGGCCAAGGGCCATATTGCAAAGATTTAGATCTTTGTAGGGGCTTAAATGCTAAACCTAGGGACCAATTTGTAAAACCCAAGCTCAAATTTTAtaaaatcaatataaatttgtataaaaattataaaagtGCAAACTCAGCTGTTTTGGATTCCATAAAACTagttctacaacttttgttacatgacAATGCTCAGTTTCTAAATATTTTGTATTGTAAAATAAAAGTTAGAGTAAATAGCTCATAAAAAGCATGTGTCCTCGATTTGATTATAAGAAAGAGTTCGTAATGTCTCTATTCTTGGTCTCTCTCATTCGCGAGACACATAGagatatatagagagagacaCATACATAGGGAGACATATAGAAAAAATCCATGTGAATGTGAGTATATGAATGAGGTAGTCAATTTGTTAGCTTCCTTGTAATGAGATCTACTACTTTTGTAAAGGATGTTGATTGGTTATAGGCATGTACTGGTAGTGAATGTTATTTTCATTATAGTAGTTATTTCTTATTTCCATTTGAAGTTGAGAATGTTAGAAAGTTTTATATACTTTTGGagacactctaatgatgtatatatTCATAGTAAATTGAATGTATAtttcatatttattttttattattaatGAATTATATTCTACTTTATAAAGTGTGTATTTCTAGCAATTGTATTCAAAATAATTGTAATTTAAATGTGAAATTTGTATAAGTGGACATTACAGATTCCTTTTTATACCAAAGTGGACATTGCAGTTTCTTTTTCTACTTTATAATGTGAAATTGTTtaatgtgcatttcatatttgTTAGAATTTTCTCTCTCATTTCGTTGTGAATTGAAATATTTGTTCAAATATATCGTCGATGGCTATGTAGTGTACAAGTCGTAGATGGATCCATCGTCGCCATCTTCCCCACGAAGGGATGATGCCGCACCGCAAGGTGAGGATCTTGAAAAAATTGCATCCCAAATGGAGTGGGATGACGAGTACAGCGGTGGTGTCCAATTTGGGAACAAAGAGTACGACGTTGATGCCGTATCTAGGGACGATGACGGCCCTAGGATTGGACAAGGGGCTTGGGTAGATGGCAAGTGGCACGATCCGCTTGATCCACACCCTGTTCAACCAAGAGAAAAGCCATTCAAGGAAGGAATTTGATCCGGATTACGAACCGAAAGCACATCAGGTAATGTATACACGATTAATTACAACAACGCATACTATACGTTTTCATACACTACGTGTAACGACTTGCCGGATCGCATGATCCATGTAGGCGGCAGAGATAGGAAGGAGTAAGTGCCAACGCCAACCCCCTAGCCCCACATAGGAAGACAATGAAGGCTCGGGTCCTAATCCTGCAAGTACGACCTAGGACa
This genomic interval from Panicum virgatum strain AP13 chromosome 8K, P.virgatum_v5, whole genome shotgun sequence contains the following:
- the LOC120644011 gene encoding uncharacterized protein LOC120644011 isoform X2, whose translation is MTANNSKSQLVKQPKKAVSSPWTQPNPNFKFGEPMLTEAALESAGPSCVTLHKYYMRLCAEKKKSGIIVLFKRCHFLRSSDKECLLVNLSDLYDLFNLDTLDTSLVRCFSLSLVQKIQQQSLPVGILDPLMMSVAVMKYSREEAADYLARAISRFARREYIMFAHNPGLMPNQERKRKVAVSSHMQQSLRVTNSCLVTHVVSTLPNI